From a single Intestinibaculum porci genomic region:
- the iscB gene encoding RNA-guided endonuclease IscB, producing MSVCVVAPDKKPLMPTSEYRARKLLKSGKAVIFKYKPFTIMLTRIVSENMQPIEYCCDTGYKHIGVSIKSEKHEYFDCQFDMLQDEKKRHDDRRKMRRARRNRLRYRKPRFDNRTASKKEGWLAPSLRNIRDQHIHIFERFLEVMPIVSATFEMGSFDVHAMHEFEATGTVLKGDDYQKGPRYGMNTLRKAVFYRDNYTCQVCGETADEGAILRVHHIGFETGDHTNRMSNLLTVCTKCHTSANHKPGGKLYDLKPRTKTFNGAAFMNAVRWQMFRTLKSTHPDLEWHMTYGAATQEARRVLHLEKSHANDAYAMGEFHPRRRTPFMHFQKLRRNNRILEKFFDAKYVDARDGKTKKGAELSCGRTDRSESRHSEKNLRVFRERKVSKGRRVIRRSHFTLRPGDTVVIGGEKHRAKGVHNKGTYVVTDAKKSVPVKKVEKIIHAGGYMPVK from the coding sequence ATGAGCGTATGCGTTGTAGCGCCGGATAAAAAGCCGCTGATGCCGACAAGCGAGTACCGTGCAAGAAAGCTGCTGAAAAGCGGCAAGGCTGTTATCTTTAAGTATAAGCCGTTCACGATCATGCTTACAAGAATCGTAAGCGAGAATATGCAGCCGATCGAGTACTGCTGCGATACGGGATACAAACATATTGGTGTATCCATCAAATCAGAAAAACACGAGTATTTTGACTGCCAATTTGACATGCTTCAGGATGAGAAGAAGCGGCACGATGACCGTCGGAAAATGCGCCGCGCAAGAAGAAACAGGCTTCGCTACAGAAAGCCCCGTTTTGATAATCGGACAGCTTCCAAAAAGGAAGGATGGCTGGCGCCGTCGCTGAGAAACATCCGTGATCAGCATATCCATATTTTTGAGCGGTTCCTTGAGGTCATGCCGATAGTCTCAGCCACGTTTGAAATGGGCTCGTTTGACGTCCACGCCATGCATGAGTTTGAGGCAACAGGCACCGTGCTTAAAGGCGATGATTATCAGAAGGGGCCGCGATACGGCATGAACACGCTGAGAAAAGCCGTTTTCTATCGAGACAATTATACATGCCAGGTGTGCGGGGAAACCGCGGATGAAGGCGCTATTCTGAGAGTACATCATATCGGCTTCGAAACAGGCGATCATACGAACCGCATGAGCAATCTGCTGACCGTCTGCACAAAATGCCATACTTCGGCAAACCACAAGCCGGGCGGAAAGCTGTACGACCTGAAGCCTAGGACGAAGACGTTTAACGGCGCAGCCTTCATGAACGCTGTCAGATGGCAGATGTTCAGAACGCTGAAAAGCACCCACCCTGATTTAGAATGGCACATGACATATGGCGCTGCTACGCAGGAGGCAAGAAGAGTCCTACACCTTGAAAAGTCGCATGCCAATGACGCCTACGCCATGGGAGAATTCCATCCAAGACGCAGGACGCCTTTTATGCATTTTCAGAAGCTGAGACGGAATAACCGCATCCTTGAAAAATTCTTTGATGCAAAATACGTTGATGCGCGAGACGGCAAGACGAAGAAAGGTGCAGAGCTGTCATGCGGACGCACAGACAGAAGCGAGTCAAGACACTCCGAGAAGAACCTTCGCGTATTCAGAGAGCGGAAAGTTTCGAAAGGCAGACGCGTGATCAGAAGAAGCCACTTTACACTGCGTCCTGGCGATACTGTTGTTATTGGCGGAGAGAAGCATAGGGCAAAGGGCGTTCATAACAAAGGCACATATGTTGTGACAGACGCCAAGAAGTCAGTGCCTGTTAAGAAAGTAGAGAAGATTATTCATGCAGGTGGGTATATGCCTGTTAAATAG
- a CDS encoding IS110 family transposase produces the protein MKNNIFSKQYDLFIGLDVSKGKADAAIYKRNRDRNVKSKFVRKAIKFKFTKPGVDEFLDTVRHYKDEDCLSVLFAMEVTGVYSDNVYMYIRDHLQESESVKFLDTKFVDRWRDAHGYAKSDPLDAKTIAQMCATDDDARYVEKAPNYNEENNKKGHANLKLLTHRYQQLNKQLNAEYNRLSAQCEKFFPELTAVFSIRSATALAILEAYPTAHHIIKSSKNEVFNVAYEASKHRCKEAKIDDLFDLCENTIVTRVFYSLSRAKFNFCSFFEHFFVKYFIF, from the coding sequence GTGAAAAACAATATCTTTTCAAAACAATATGATTTATTTATCGGTTTAGACGTTTCTAAAGGCAAAGCAGATGCTGCCATTTATAAACGTAACAGAGATAGAAATGTTAAATCCAAATTTGTTCGAAAGGCGATAAAGTTTAAATTCACCAAGCCAGGTGTCGATGAGTTCCTCGATACCGTTAGACATTACAAAGATGAAGACTGCCTGAGCGTTCTTTTCGCAATGGAAGTAACAGGCGTGTACTCTGACAATGTCTATATGTATATACGCGATCATCTCCAGGAAAGTGAATCAGTTAAGTTTCTGGATACTAAATTCGTTGACAGGTGGCGTGATGCACACGGTTATGCCAAATCCGATCCACTTGACGCTAAGACTATTGCACAGATGTGCGCAACTGATGATGATGCACGTTATGTTGAAAAAGCTCCTAATTACAACGAAGAAAACAACAAAAAAGGACATGCGAATCTAAAACTTCTGACGCATCGCTATCAGCAGCTGAATAAACAGCTAAATGCTGAATATAATCGACTGAGTGCACAGTGTGAAAAGTTCTTCCCCGAGCTTACCGCTGTTTTCTCAATACGTTCTGCGACTGCGCTTGCAATCTTAGAGGCATATCCTACTGCACATCATATCATTAAATCTTCTAAAAATGAAGTCTTTAATGTGGCTTACGAGGCCTCTAAGCATCGCTGTAAGGAAGCTAAAATAGACGATTTGTTCGATCTTTGTGAAAATACCATTGTTACTCGGGTATTTTACAGTTTGAGTAGAGCAAAATTCAATTTTTGCTCTTTTTTTGAACACTTTTTTGTCAAATATTTCATTTTTTAA
- a CDS encoding IS1634 family transposase — protein MAKRLKVSKSKYSESFTIIEDYYNHDTKKSTTFIVERLGNLKSLMEKYNTDSRDVVMQNLKAYVNELRKKDKEDKSVINISIGANDLIDLNSKNVFNIGYLYIRNILCSLGIADICRQISEKYRFKYDLTDILVDLVCTRVIYPSSKKSSYESAKKFLKEPTYSLADVYRSLKPLCNERYLIEKKLYENSSKMFKKNTSVLYYDCTNFYFEIEEEDDFRKYGKSKENRPNPIVQYGLFMDADGLPLADYVFQGNKNEQFSLRELEAKIEDEFKVAKFVVCADAGLNGWENKVYNDMKKNGAFIVTQPIKKLKKPLKEWAVSHDGWKLQGYPDTYNLDDLADKETIEIEGKKRKISDLVFYKQRWEKTTKKTASSKTKYILEEQIIVTYSRKFAVYQKHIRDKKLERARKLLKNPGKLTKTNQRDPRYYITETAITKDGEVAKEKVYEINESKIAEEEKYDGFYAVTTDLEDDDLSLIINANKQRWEIEESFEIMKSELRTRPMYVQQEDSISGHLLTCFIALLVYRLLEKKFLNEKYTCTEIFSTLRDLNISHLNGTYYVPAFNRTPLVDDLVEIFGFQPSRKIIQQKNLKKFQRVVNSKNSTKLK, from the coding sequence ATGGCTAAGCGACTGAAAGTATCAAAATCAAAATATTCCGAATCGTTCACAATCATTGAGGACTACTACAATCACGACACCAAGAAGAGCACCACCTTCATCGTTGAAAGACTGGGCAATCTTAAGTCGCTAATGGAGAAGTACAACACTGATTCACGCGACGTGGTAATGCAGAACCTGAAAGCCTACGTCAATGAGCTTAGAAAGAAAGACAAGGAAGACAAAAGTGTCATTAACATAAGCATCGGCGCTAATGACCTTATTGATCTGAACTCAAAGAACGTCTTCAACATCGGCTATCTCTATATAAGAAATATTCTGTGTTCCCTGGGAATAGCTGACATCTGCAGACAAATTTCCGAGAAGTACAGATTTAAATACGATCTGACAGACATTCTTGTCGACCTAGTCTGCACCAGAGTCATCTATCCGTCATCAAAGAAGTCTTCCTATGAATCAGCCAAGAAGTTTCTGAAGGAGCCGACCTATTCCCTTGCAGATGTCTACCGCTCCCTGAAGCCGCTGTGCAATGAGCGCTACCTCATAGAAAAGAAGCTTTATGAAAACAGCTCTAAGATGTTCAAGAAGAACACTTCAGTTCTCTACTACGACTGCACCAACTTCTATTTTGAAATAGAGGAAGAGGACGATTTCAGAAAATACGGGAAAAGCAAGGAAAACAGACCAAATCCTATCGTGCAGTATGGACTGTTCATGGATGCGGACGGGCTTCCGCTAGCTGATTACGTATTCCAGGGAAACAAGAATGAGCAGTTCTCGCTCAGGGAGCTGGAAGCAAAGATCGAGGATGAATTTAAAGTCGCTAAGTTCGTGGTATGCGCTGATGCAGGATTAAACGGGTGGGAAAACAAGGTCTACAATGACATGAAGAAAAATGGCGCCTTTATAGTCACCCAGCCTATAAAAAAGCTGAAAAAGCCACTTAAGGAATGGGCCGTATCTCATGACGGATGGAAGCTTCAGGGATATCCGGATACATACAATCTTGATGATCTTGCAGACAAGGAAACCATTGAAATAGAGGGAAAGAAAAGAAAGATCAGTGATCTCGTCTTTTACAAGCAGCGATGGGAAAAGACCACAAAGAAAACAGCATCATCAAAGACAAAATACATCCTGGAAGAGCAGATTATTGTCACCTACTCGAGAAAATTTGCGGTCTATCAGAAGCACATAAGGGACAAGAAACTTGAAAGAGCCAGAAAGCTTCTTAAAAATCCCGGCAAGCTCACTAAAACCAATCAGAGAGATCCCCGCTACTACATTACCGAAACGGCCATTACCAAAGATGGCGAGGTGGCGAAGGAAAAAGTGTATGAAATTAACGAGTCCAAAATAGCAGAAGAGGAAAAGTATGATGGATTCTATGCAGTAACAACCGATCTTGAGGATGATGACCTGTCGCTAATCATCAATGCCAACAAGCAGCGATGGGAAATTGAGGAAAGCTTCGAAATAATGAAAAGCGAGCTGAGAACAAGACCGATGTATGTGCAGCAGGAGGATTCCATAAGCGGTCACCTGTTAACATGCTTCATTGCGCTGCTGGTCTACAGACTTCTTGAGAAGAAGTTCCTTAATGAAAAATATACGTGTACTGAAATATTCAGCACGCTTCGCGACCTTAACATATCTCACCTGAACGGAACATACTATGTTCCAGCATTCAACAGAACACCGCTAGTTGACGATTTAGTCGAAATTTTCGGCTTTCAACCATCAAGAAAGATCATTCAACAAAAAAATTTAAAAAAATTTCAAAGAGTAGTAAATTCTAAAAATAGTACTAAATTGAAATGA
- a CDS encoding transposase: protein MAYEASKHRCKEAKIDDLFDLCENTIVTLNVPQEAELITVEMVSSIRNLLQTRRNYKKMMVNLASKQPAFKRLQTLIGVGEESAAMILGEVYDIALSKKAENFASYCGLTPRNKKSGSSVDTHGKISKMGSPILRHAIYLASEYARRHNPYLANLFARVKNGNKKRHKLAIVAVANKMARYIYAILKHDSDFVLLYEDLMKLPEDTRTTFFQSITTDIPEKTRRCIYKYSDENGVVHDFTFTGNDLEE, encoded by the coding sequence GTGGCTTACGAGGCCTCTAAGCATCGCTGTAAGGAAGCTAAAATAGACGATTTGTTCGATCTTTGTGAAAATACCATTGTTACTCTTAATGTTCCTCAGGAAGCTGAACTGATCACCGTTGAAATGGTCAGCAGTATCAGAAATCTGCTTCAGACAAGGAGAAACTACAAGAAAATGATGGTTAATCTTGCTTCAAAACAGCCTGCATTTAAGCGTCTTCAGACATTAATCGGCGTTGGTGAAGAATCCGCAGCTATGATTCTTGGTGAGGTATATGACATAGCTCTTTCCAAGAAAGCGGAAAACTTTGCATCATACTGTGGATTAACGCCAAGAAATAAGAAATCAGGTTCATCAGTTGATACCCATGGGAAGATTTCCAAAATGGGATCGCCTATCCTCAGACACGCTATATACCTGGCATCAGAGTATGCCAGACGGCATAATCCATACCTTGCCAACCTGTTTGCAAGGGTTAAAAACGGCAATAAGAAGCGCCATAAGCTTGCAATAGTAGCTGTTGCCAATAAGATGGCACGTTATATTTACGCCATTCTTAAGCATGATAGTGATTTCGTACTGCTTTATGAGGATCTCATGAAGCTTCCGGAAGATACCCGAACCACGTTCTTCCAAAGTATTACTACTGACATTCCAGAAAAGACAAGAAGATGTATTTACAAATATTCTGATGAGAATGGTGTAGTACATGATTTTACCTTTACTGGAAATGACTTAGAAGAGTAA